One genomic segment of Hordeum vulgare subsp. vulgare chromosome 2H, MorexV3_pseudomolecules_assembly, whole genome shotgun sequence includes these proteins:
- the LOC123430505 gene encoding uncharacterized protein LOC123430505, with translation MHRTGSFSKSIKPQMASSSEKAPSPAAAADLPERGKITAVSGKPKAKTRRLTQEEIDGYIRCNGVRIPVDSVRRASRLRLALTSLDDLGSLPVSAEGLDDYVTNMIREVNAIEDGFQKERDEIVKEYYAKGYVERVVGDDDDGAADEQAGSSVRNLN, from the coding sequence ATGCACCGGACAGGAAGTTTTTCGAAATCAATCAAACCGCAGATGGCGAGTTCGTCGGAGAAGGCGCCTTCCCCTGCAGCGGCGGCGGATCTGCCGGAGCGAGGCAAGATTACGGCGGTCAGCGGCAAACCAAAGGCCAAGACGAGGAGGCTGACGCAGGAGGAGATCGACGGCTACATCCGGTGCAATGGCGTGCGCATCCCCGTCGACTCCGTTCGCAGGGCGAGCAGGCTGAGGCTGGCCCTCACCAGCCTCGACGACCTCGGCAGCCTCCCGGTGTCGGCGGAGGGGCTGGACGACTACGTCACCAACATGATCCGGGAGGTAAACGCGATCGAGGACGGCTTCCAGAAGGAGAGAGACGAGATCGTGAAGGAGTACTACGCAAAGGGCTACGTCGAGCGCGTggtcggcgacgacgacgatggagcAGCCGATGAGCAGGCCGGGAGCAGCGTAAGGAACCTCAACTGA